Proteins encoded within one genomic window of bacterium:
- a CDS encoding MOSC domain-containing protein, with translation MMRIHAISTSETKGVRKDNVLSAVLRPDHGIESDAHAGQWHRQVSLLARESIEKMIAKGLTVGPGDFAENITTEGVDLVSLPVGRRLLLGDEALVEVTQIGKECHNRCAIYQQAGDCVMPREGIFVKVLTGGTIREGDPISFVEDGDEG, from the coding sequence ATCATGCGTATCCATGCCATCTCCACAAGCGAGACCAAGGGGGTTCGTAAGGACAACGTGCTTTCGGCCGTGCTTCGTCCGGACCACGGTATCGAAAGCGACGCCCACGCCGGACAGTGGCATCGCCAGGTGAGCCTCCTCGCCAGGGAAAGTATCGAGAAGATGATCGCCAAGGGTCTGACTGTAGGTCCTGGCGATTTTGCCGAGAACATCACTACCGAAGGTGTGGACCTGGTGTCCCTCCCGGTGGGGCGTCGCCTGTTGCTCGGTGACGAGGCCCTGGTGGAGGTGACACAGATCGGCAAGGAATGCCACAACCGTTGCGCCATCTACCAACAGGCCGGTGATTGTGTCATGCCCCGCGAAGGGATCTTCGTGAAGGTGCTGACGGGCGGCACCATCCGGGAAGGTGATCCGATCTCTTTTGTGGAGGACGGTGATGAAGGTTAG
- a CDS encoding MogA/MoaB family molybdenum cofactor biosynthesis protein, with product MKVRAGVLTLSDRSSRGEYEDLSGPSIVRIMDARPEFDIVWEQSGIIPDEEPLIVETLRRWCDEDGLDLIITTGGTGPAPRDRTPEATRKVLDFEIPGIPEAMRAAVRDRVPTSVLTRGLTGVRGQTLIVNLPGSPRAVMENMEVLFGFLEHLIEKIKGDPSECGSK from the coding sequence ATGAAGGTTAGGGCCGGCGTTCTGACACTCAGCGACCGGTCATCCCGGGGGGAATACGAGGATCTGAGCGGGCCGTCCATCGTCAGGATCATGGATGCCAGGCCTGAGTTCGATATCGTCTGGGAACAGTCCGGGATCATCCCGGATGAAGAACCCCTTATCGTCGAGACCCTCCGGCGGTGGTGCGACGAGGACGGCCTGGACCTCATCATCACTACAGGAGGGACAGGCCCCGCTCCGAGGGATCGGACGCCTGAGGCAACCCGGAAGGTTCTCGATTTCGAGATCCCGGGGATCCCTGAAGCCATGAGGGCGGCCGTCCGGGATCGAGTACCCACATCCGTGCTGACCCGGGGCCTTACTGGTGTCAGGGGACAGACCCTCATCGTCAACCTCCCGGGAAGTCCCAGGGCGGTCATGGAGAACATGGAGGTTTTGTTCGGTTTTCTCGAGCATCTCATCGAGAAGATCAAGGGCGATCCATCTGAATGTGGCAGCAAATGA
- the tmk gene encoding dTMP kinase, which translates to MRGIFITFEGIEGSGKTTLMELVARSLGRNGRNCVLTREPGGTPLGLSLRRVLLDPSAAQISSTAELMLFAADRAQHVAEVIRPALDHDSIVLCDRFSDATVAYQGYGRGLPLEVIASVDSQARGETAPDLTVLLDLTVGEGLGRARSRNEGSCGPSESRIDEEETAFHQRVRDGYLDLAREEPDRFLVLDATLEPGNLAEMVTDELARRFPRAF; encoded by the coding sequence ATGCGCGGAATATTTATCACATTCGAGGGCATCGAGGGCTCGGGAAAGACGACCCTCATGGAGCTCGTGGCCCGGTCCCTGGGCCGGAACGGCAGGAACTGCGTTCTGACCCGGGAGCCTGGCGGTACGCCGTTGGGCTTATCCCTGCGGCGTGTCCTTCTCGACCCGTCAGCCGCTCAGATCTCATCCACAGCCGAGCTCATGCTGTTCGCTGCCGACCGTGCCCAGCACGTTGCCGAAGTCATCCGTCCAGCTCTCGACCACGACAGTATCGTCCTGTGCGACCGTTTCTCGGACGCAACTGTCGCCTACCAGGGTTATGGCAGGGGGCTCCCCCTGGAGGTTATCGCGTCGGTGGACAGCCAGGCCCGGGGCGAAACGGCACCTGACCTGACGGTCCTCCTTGACCTCACTGTGGGAGAGGGGCTCGGGCGGGCCAGGTCCCGTAACGAGGGCTCATGCGGTCCCTCCGAATCCAGGATCGACGAGGAGGAAACGGCGTTTCACCAGAGGGTCCGGGACGGTTATCTCGATCTGGCCAGGGAAGAACCGGACCGGTTCCTTGTGCTGGACGCCACCCTGGAGCCGGGGAACCTGGCCGAAATGGTGACCGACGAATTGGCGAGGAGGTTTCCCCGTGCGTTTTGA
- the holB gene encoding DNA polymerase III subunit delta', protein MRFELLKAQCGAVTILQRSLERGRVPTAYLFTGPPGCGRLTAAVALAASLNCEAGPIACGACASCRLYAAGNHPDLHIIVPEKGKRWIVIEQVREEILAKAYLKPMIGGTSTFIVDDANTMNANASNAFLKTLEEPPETSHFVLIAPDRDSVLPTISSRCQTLVFNPLPRKLLEEILVGQGIDHVDAALLAAMAKGSVERALHYHASGALESLAEEFGPLSSLHDFGAGQLLDLSQRWGKNRKDAMGVLEFMSQWYRDMMILSEGAPEEQVIHMAHLDRLKEGADRLGSGALAEVLESVEDARQALDANTNVQLTLDTLLLKVRRRAAPTPA, encoded by the coding sequence GTGCGTTTTGAACTCCTCAAGGCCCAGTGCGGGGCAGTGACCATTCTTCAAAGGAGCCTGGAAAGAGGACGTGTGCCCACCGCGTACCTGTTCACAGGACCTCCCGGATGCGGTCGTCTGACAGCAGCCGTGGCCCTCGCTGCCAGTCTTAACTGCGAGGCCGGCCCCATCGCCTGCGGCGCCTGCGCGTCGTGCCGGCTTTACGCTGCCGGAAACCATCCTGATCTTCATATCATCGTCCCTGAAAAGGGAAAGCGCTGGATCGTCATCGAGCAGGTAAGGGAAGAGATCCTCGCCAAGGCCTACCTGAAACCGATGATCGGCGGCACCTCCACATTTATCGTGGACGACGCCAATACCATGAACGCCAACGCGTCCAACGCCTTTTTGAAAACCCTGGAGGAGCCGCCCGAGACTTCACATTTTGTCCTCATCGCCCCGGATCGGGATTCGGTACTGCCCACCATTTCCTCAAGGTGTCAGACCCTCGTCTTTAACCCCCTGCCGCGGAAGCTCCTCGAGGAGATCCTCGTCGGCCAGGGGATCGACCATGTTGACGCGGCCCTTCTGGCAGCCATGGCCAAGGGGAGTGTTGAACGGGCCTTGCACTATCACGCCAGCGGCGCTCTGGAAAGCCTGGCCGAGGAGTTTGGACCGCTGTCATCCCTTCACGATTTCGGGGCGGGTCAGCTTCTCGACCTTTCCCAGCGCTGGGGCAAGAACCGCAAAGACGCCATGGGAGTCCTCGAGTTCATGTCGCAGTGGTACAGGGACATGATGATCCTGTCCGAAGGGGCTCCGGAAGAGCAGGTCATCCACATGGCCCACCTCGACCGCTTGAAGGAGGGGGCCGACCGTCTCGGGAGCGGCGCCCTCGCCGAGGTCCTCGAATCGGTGGAGGACGCCAGGCAGGCGCTGGACGCCAATACAAACGTACAGTTAACCCTCGACACACTGCTTTTGAAGGTGCGCCGCCGCGCGGCACCGACGCCAGCCTAA
- the ricT gene encoding regulatory iron-sulfur-containing complex subunit RicT, with protein sequence MEKYDDNSDLTQKPPESDQPEPEVTSPGDSDPGLDRSEDLQTEAPQAGDFQAPDPVPEIPSELSDPDTPDPGIQDMDADEGTQEADADPHADLEADPSDFPAGIRTVLVGIRGQNRTAHFNAGEHTLNLGDEVVVQTEHGKNIGVVMEPPVTLEYRGCRNLKILRKANPEEVARDVENRELEKKALEFCTRTVEDWEIPMRLVQVEFLLDRSKAIFFFTAEKRVDFRELVRILAREFSTRIEMRQIGIRDEARLLGGIGPCGMAFCCSTFLKEFAPISVKMAKEQNVILNPNKISGGCGRLLCCLNYEYDMYKEASRGVPKIGKKVNLPEGTGKVRSVDIFARTVTIDLPEEKKNIVMDIDELREKLK encoded by the coding sequence ATGGAAAAATATGACGATAACAGTGATTTGACTCAAAAACCGCCGGAGAGCGATCAGCCCGAACCGGAGGTTACGTCTCCCGGGGATTCCGACCCGGGGCTCGACCGGAGCGAGGATCTCCAGACCGAGGCCCCCCAGGCCGGGGATTTCCAGGCCCCCGACCCTGTTCCGGAAATCCCGTCGGAATTATCAGACCCGGATACGCCAGACCCCGGGATCCAGGACATGGACGCTGATGAAGGAACGCAGGAGGCCGATGCCGATCCGCACGCGGACCTGGAAGCCGACCCGTCGGATTTTCCTGCTGGCATCCGCACCGTCCTTGTTGGGATCCGGGGGCAGAACCGTACCGCCCATTTCAACGCCGGGGAGCACACCTTGAATCTCGGCGACGAAGTGGTGGTCCAGACCGAACATGGGAAAAATATCGGGGTTGTCATGGAGCCCCCGGTCACCCTCGAATACCGCGGATGCAGGAACCTGAAGATCCTTCGCAAGGCCAACCCCGAAGAGGTCGCCAGGGATGTAGAGAACAGGGAACTGGAGAAAAAGGCTTTGGAGTTCTGCACCAGGACTGTCGAGGACTGGGAGATCCCCATGCGCCTCGTGCAGGTCGAGTTTCTCCTGGACCGCTCCAAGGCGATCTTCTTTTTCACGGCTGAAAAAAGAGTGGATTTCCGCGAACTGGTCAGGATCCTGGCCCGGGAGTTTTCCACTCGCATCGAGATGCGCCAGATCGGGATCCGGGACGAGGCCCGCCTCCTGGGCGGCATCGGTCCGTGCGGCATGGCTTTTTGCTGCAGCACTTTTCTCAAGGAGTTCGCTCCCATCTCGGTGAAAATGGCCAAGGAGCAGAACGTGATATTGAACCCCAACAAAATATCCGGCGGATGCGGCCGTCTTCTGTGCTGTCTCAACTACGAGTATGACATGTACAAGGAAGCTTCCAGGGGTGTTCCCAAGATCGGCAAGAAGGTGAACCTGCCCGAGGGGACCGGGAAAGTCCGTTCGGTGGACATCTTCGCGCGGACCGTCACCATCGACCTGCCGGAAGAGAAAAAGAACATCGTGATGGATATCGACGAACTGCGGGAGAAACTCAAATGA